ccacttttcaaaattgatttcaaacacCGATTCCAAGCAGGGTAACCAACTGATGATCGTAAAATTTCGGATCTTTGGTGACGGGCGCCACCCTGTTGCTGTTGGTTCGGGGTGGGCAGCCGTCGCACGATTGTAGCGGGACCTTGTGCCCGGCTAATCAAAAGGTAATTTTGACTCGAAACCACCCTCACGAAAGCACCAACCACAACTTTCGTGTCTTCTGCGGTAGGTAGATGTTACGCGGTTCTTGTGTCGGTGGTTATTTAGCCGCTCGTAACTCTTATCTTGTACTTGTTGCGTAGATTTGGAGGAACAATGAATGACCATTTCTTTTGCTTTCAACTTATACATTATAAATATTCTCATCTCTGTTGGGCACGAACAGGTGTACATATTTTCAAAGAAGACTATTCATTCGgttgagaattatttttatactttttcgGTTCGCTGTCACTTTTGATAGAATCAATTCAAGATATATGCCACCACCGGTCATGAATGaagctctctctttctcctctgatttttcgataaaaaaaaactacgacttctattttgtattttgcatttttaagcaagagaaattttaatatttttactgattgtATGATTTGCTAGAAAGTAGTGCGACGATCGTgaggattattttaaaagtaagtGTATGAAGTAGCGTTAATCACGggcaaatttgattataaatGGTGGTGGGTAATATTTTGACTGCTACGTATTATTATTagtaatgattattttttaagtgcatTCAAGTAGACACGCGATCTATCGTTAATGTCAACTGTTTCTCGCGTAGGTTCCATTGATTGCGTATCACCTGAATTTGGCAAAGATGGCATTGATTTAGCAAGCAAACACTCAAAGCTCAAACTCGTATTCTAACCGCAAAAGAATCCGCTCGAGCTCCCATTTCCCTCGTTCAGCGCtgatgaattaataattaattgagacGACACTCGCCcctatttgcatttttataaaaaccacTATAGGAGtataaatattggaaaattgtATGATACATGTTGTAAAATCATTGTGAATAGAGCAGACGTGAAAGCTTAAAATCTGCATCCCTCAGTGAAACAAACGCCCCCCAGctataaataatgtttgtaATGAAAGTacacatattttattatacgAAAGTGGAAGTTTTTAAATTCCGCCTCTATACACAGAAAAGTTTTATAAAGCCACTTTGTACGAATCAAAAGCCATGTTATGAAGtgcataatatttaatacttCCTGtacagattttaattatctccCTCCCGCCCCGCGCCCGCATCCAGAcccttaatttttatataaatatgaacaaaaagttgtacatttttttgacGAAAAGACTTGAAATGCATTAATTAACAACTACTATCGAAACCTGTGGTGGAGAGACAAGTGATTGTACATAAAAGAGGAATCCGAGAAAACAACTGCAGCAAACGAATGTGATATTACTGCATTGGCGTTCGAATGAAACAAACGGGGGCTCGAGTTGGGAAACTATTTTATCGTCAAAtcaatgaaacaaataaactcaaaccggtaaaaattacaaactaaCGAAATCTTTGCCATCTGCGTGTACGTATGATTAAGGAATAACGGAAAGAAAGATAGGCTAATGCTTAATTTACTCTTAATGGTAGGTGTAATTTTTCACAAGTATAATCACTCGATGATCAGTGTTTTCTACCATAGCAAACTGTCATGACTTCCGCACGCTAATGCTACACTAAGAAATATTCACAGATCAACCCCAGCCACACAAACACGCAAATACGATTATTCTCACACAGCTGCCcggttaaatataaatatattatatattctcCTTTCTCAGAGCGCAGAATTATTGGTGaactgtaaaaattgagtCTACGTTGAGAGGGGAGTTTTGCCTGATGAGGAAAAAGAggtgtaaaaaaaatataacttgaAGAGCTTTCTGAAAAAAAGATAAACCACTTAATATTAGGATATCTTTCATCTGTGACCGTTTAATGAgtataaagaaaattgaatgttGTAATTACTATAAATGATTATGTCTCTGTGTAATTTCTGTTAAGTAACAATTATTGAATATTGGATCACGTGATCTCAAGGGGTTAATCGTGCGAACGTCTGCGGCGTCGTCGCCGCCAcacggccggccggccggcagtcccatgcaacaaaattcaagACCCCAGAATGCCCGCCCAAGCGAATCATTGTAATATTCCATTCTCATTGACCTTTGTACTgagatttttgtaaatatagcGAGTCgttgagcagcagcagcagcagcaacattAGCGCTGGCCGGCTTGGGCGGCGTTCGCTGCAGACCGAGCAGATTGACAAAGAGCAAAAGCCGCAGCCCCTTCATGCAAACCAACTCTCTGCCCttcactgtaattttttgttcaaacgtTCTTCCTCATCAAATAATGTATTCTTGATTCTCTTAAACCTGTGTACATAATGCGAGCGAATTTTATCATTAATCTATCCGAGGCCTTTCAGTTAATCAGGAAGTGTTAGGTCCGCAAAAAATGATGGTTCCCGACTATCTATACAtgcatgattaattttagttatCACTTCTGAGTGATCTTATCAATATATCATAGATATTTAGCTATCTGACGATTTGTATGTTTTGTAGTgtggtaaattattattgatttacaTTATAGCCCGTATGTaactataaatatataaaataacacaCGCAATGTGACACTTTTgtactttgattttaaaaatgagttgtTTCGCCTTTTGTTTCACCAGTTACGTCGACAGCcattatatcaaaatttgaatggaaaaggATCCTTTACAAGAAATTCGTCTTTTAACTCTCTCGCGTGCGAGCGCGACCCAAAGTTTGGCTTACGAAAGAGCGAGGAAGTACAGCTTGAaagaaatcgatattttttgaaCGGCGCCaacgccgctgctttttgtaaatacacACATTTGAGAAGGAAACACTGAAATTGTGAGATGGAATTTTAACTCCTACGCGCCACGTGTTTTGCAAGTGCATTCGGCAATTACACAGACATAATTACATGCATTCAAGGAGCGACGAACGGATCCTCCCGGCACGGATCCCTCATAAACGTCACACTCGCccacatttaaatatattcataaCCAGTGTAAGatacaaattttgtgaatGGAAAGCGccctttaaataaaacaagctGCATTATCAAGTAGGCATAAACTTACACAACCCACTGTCTCTATTTGGATCTTGTAGAAaggatttattaattaatcattcaACACCTGAGAGTCATGTATATGGTGTACAAAGTGTAACAACTTGgaaaacatataaaaatatgtatgaacAAAAGTAATAAATCGAAAAccagaaacaaatatttcgcTTGTCATTTCGAAACCAAAACCTATGCAAATTGTCTATTTTAGACGGACGCCATTTCCCGCTTTATCGCCAATATAATGGCATGAATATTAATATCAAGGACAAAAAGATCCAATTTGTTTGCACACCTGCCCAGTTTGGTGCATAAACTTATCTTGTTAACCGACAAATCAAATCGTTAGCCTGCATGATGACCGAATAACAATTGGTGCTGGGAAATTGCGTCAGTAGGCGATTTTCCTTTGGAGAATGCAAACATGAGCAGAGTTTCTGATCTCCAAAGAGTATCCATTATATCAAAAACAAATGCAGAGCAAGCGTGGATGAAAAACTCCGACTACCAATTGATAGAAAAAGGTAAATGTCCTTTTAGCAACGCTTCTAGCGTTCTATTCTGTTTAATGCGTTGCATTATAAAGactttactttaatttttttattaagaagtAATGTTGAAAGCGAACAAACCTGGTCTGGACAAAAGCTTGCAAcggaatgagaaaaaaaattctttgcaCTCATCTCTGGGTCCAGTTTTGGCTTTAGCACATCTTTGTGGATTGCTCCCCGTTCATGGAATATTTGCGTCAAACCCAAAATATTTACGGTAAGAAGTATTAAATGAACGATCGTCATAAAAATATCAGTCTCATTCCCAATAATCGATAAATATTCAActtctaatttttgttaatttttacatataaaatatataaatatttagtcaCAAAAGAACTTCGCGAAAACCGCTTGTCCTAATCAACAttagttttgcaaaaaaaacggCCAGTGAAACTCCACCTATTCTGTTTTTCTGCATGTTCTGCGTTTCTCTGAATCTGATTTCCAAAAGGTTATATTTTGCGCCAGCAAGATATAGAGCgtgaaaaattgtctttttatGTCAGAAATCCAATATTTGTGAAATGAGTGCCactggtttaatttaatttatttgttggtcACTGAAATCTATGATGTGTTAAAAACGTGCAAAACGGCAGAAAATCCCGCAAAAACAGCTTTTAGCAATAGACTCTTTACGGAAAAATTTCGGGTTGCAACACTCAGATTAAACAgccaattttacaaaataattcataaattaaataatattgattttaatgagaaataataatctgaatatatctatttttcccttttagTTACAAATTAAACTCATATCTCGGATGGTACTCAGCAACCATATTCTTTTCCATGACAACTCTGGCAGGCTTGAGCATGATCCACACAGCCAGAAGTCTGAGGTCTGACACCTTTTCCGTTCTTGGTGGGCCCACCGTAATTGAAACTATTCTCATATAGGAGTAATCATATTTCAAACCTCATTCAGGTGGACTGGCAGGCGCAACGGCTGGCACGATTTTTTATGCCAACGCCGCCTTGGCCACTTATCTGTTCTGGCGGCTGGCGAGCAGGTGGCGGCCGCTGATGCTGCAGTGGGCCGCCGTCGAGCACCAAATCAGGCAAAGCTACCCCACACCGCAGAGAGCCAGATTGAAAACGCTGGCACTCACTGGCACGGTGCTGCTTCTCGCCATGGGTATTTTtacgttaaaatattatttttatcataacataaaataaatattttagctgaGCACGGCTTGAGCATTTCCACCCACTCAAAATCGAACTCGCTGACTGAGtgggtgaaaaattattcgctCAGTTCGCACCCGTTTATTTTCTCCAGTCTGGAATATTCCTTCGCTCTTGGAGTGGCAGTTCAGATTCTCAGCAGGATAGCGACTGTGACTTGGAACTTCACCGACCTTTTCCTCATGATCATTGGACAGTCACTCACTCTCCGATTTGACCAATTCAACAATTCCATTCTGAAGGTTTGCTCTTTTACTGggtaattattatattattatgctaattttccaatttaatcgACAGCATACATTAACCAGACACCAATGGAGTGGGGCTCGAACTCAATTTGCTAGTTTAGCACATTTGACGAGAAGCGTGGACGCACAAATAtctggaattatttttctcagctTTGCAAACAACCTCTACTTCATTTGCATGCAGCTGCTAAATGGACTCACGTaataatttagcatttttaaaaaaaaaaagagaatattATGCGtgtcagaaaattttaaatcagttaaCAAAGTATACCGGCGTAGGCCTTATGAGGGAGCTGACAGGATGATGCACTCAGTTTACTACTGGGCCTCATTCACGTTCTTGCTTTCGAGGACTGCAGCAGTGACGATTTACCTGTCAAACGTGCACGTCGCCAGCAAAAATGGCTTGCCTGCCGTGTACGCCTGTCCAAGCGGCACTTTTACCCAAGACACAGAACGCCTCCTGAACCAAATGAGCAGCGACGAATTGTCTCTCACAGGACTTGGACTCTTTCACGTCACTCGCAGCTTTTTGCTCGCGGTAGTATATTTTCtacgttaaatttttaaaatttgataatttcccCATTTGAGCAGGTAGCAGGTGCTATTGCTACGTATGAAGTGGTTCTCATTCAATTCAATGTCGCCATCATCCAAACAAACCCTGGAAATGCTACTAAAATGAACTGACATTGTAGATTAAAAGAAGCTCGGAAATGATTCACAAATAATTACGATAATTAAACTACTCAATAACTTgttattttcgttatttttctaAGCAAAATCGTTTAAGCTTGTAAAATTCGCCTTAAATCTTGGAAATAACTgtcattatatttatttctggtgcaatgtgattttaaagggagaataaacaaaaaaaataccaaataaaatacaatataaagcacaaaatattttaaaacaactgATGTTAGTATGTAATAATGCAGTTTAAATATCTTCATCCGTTTGATTGACCttccttaataaaaaaatgcgaaaataattataatagaGCCCTTGTAATCGATTTTCAACGTGGGTTTCCCGCGTTTTTAGTTCAAAAGATAAGCTTTGTGTGTAACCACCTGACTATGAGGCGTGCATGTGGCACGGCAGACGGCAGAGAAGAGACTCGGAGAACAGAAAACAGAGACTGAGaatgtaaacaaaaacaacaaggGTTGGGCCGCACGACATGACGTGTAACACCCGGCGAGAGTGAGAGATCTCCGTATTACATTGATTCTTGAGTCTATAACtcaataatattgttttacgGAGGAGTTATCTTTTGAACACAATCGTTTCATATTTCTTTCTGCATCATCGACCTTAGAAAAGTCTGTCAAGTTGCGTTGTTGTCCAGTCCCGCATGAAAATAAAGGTATGTATTATGTAcatatgtacataatatatttattcttgtttCCTTGCTCTAGAATCTCAACTATGTATCTACAtgtttatttatgtaattatgtacaatttagataaaataatacaattaattataatagatacataatttttttcaatcttaattatttttggtcattccaaaataattatggtAAAAGCCTTCTCCTAGTTGTTCGCatcaaaaactttttaatgtgtaataaattttcggcCAGGTatgtacttttattttaaaccttttaaaattctaaaaagtATTTCACGTCCTTATCTGATCAGTTAGCACGAGCTCAAGGAATGCCACCGACAAGCATGAGTTTTGCAGCTCAGtttctaacaaaaatatttttaacagacaACGTCTAATATGCGGCCATCAGCCACATTCCGCAAGTTGCCTGCCATCGACATCGATGGCAAAGTCGCTGAGTACGTGCAGCATGAAGATTTGGTCTACTTCAACAAAGTGATTTCTTTGGGGCACGTCGACCGAATGAGAGATGGGTACAGAGGAGGAAACCTTCTGCACCACTGCATTTGGGCTCGGAAGGGCAAGGCGGCCAGGTTCCTGATCAATAACGTGCCTTTGTTGCAACATGGAGTGGACAACAGGGGTCAGACGCCGCTCATGTACGCAGTTACATTCTTCCAGCAGGACACGGAGCTATTGCGGATCATGTCCAATGTCGAGCCTGAACTGCTTAATAAGCAAGACACTGATTTAGGAAATACAGCTCTACttttaggtaattttttttccaatcggtgatttcaaaaattataaatttttttataaatacaaaagCTAACAAAATAATgccttattaaaattgaataataaagtaatagcaaaataataaagtacatatatattaGCTTGTTGC
The nucleotide sequence above comes from Cloeon dipterum chromosome X, ieCloDipt1.1, whole genome shotgun sequence. Encoded proteins:
- the LOC135946424 gene encoding gustatory receptor for sugar taste 64f-like, which codes for MLQWAAVEHQIRQSYPTPQRARLKTLALTGTVLLLAMAEHGLSISTHSKSNSLTEWVKNYSLSSHPFIFSSLEYSFALGVAVQILSRIATVTWNFTDLFLMIIGQSLTLRFDQFNNSILKHTLTRHQWSGARTQFASLAHLTRSVDAQISGIIFLSFANNLYFICMQLLNGLTPYEGADRMMHSVYYWASFTFLLSRTAAVTIYLSNVHVASKNGLPAVYACPSGTFTQDTERLLNQMSSDELSLTGLGLFHVTRSFLLAVAGAIATYEVVLIQFNVAIIQTNPGNATKMN